From a region of the Candidatus Brocadia sp. genome:
- a CDS encoding VWA domain-containing protein, translated as MIFRDPLLLIFLVVVPPLIYVYFRGRGNDQVVFPSLGVLKKIKPSFAQRYRHILIVLRSTALVLLVIALSRPQYGNEQTKVVTEGIDIVLTVDVSGSMLAEDFEIGGQRYNRLHVIKPVVKDFIQKRTNDRIGLVVFAGRPYTQCPLTLDYGMLLQLLEKAQIGMVEDGTAIGSALGSSIERLKDTRAKSKVIILLTDGRNNAGEIDPFTAAEIARTFGIKIYTIGAGTKGLAPFPAVDIFGNRVMKQVKIDIDDDALKEIAKITGGNYYRATDTESLREIYHQIDKLEKTESEVTQYTEYNELFHYFLLPAFGLLLVELGLTKTKLRKLPS; from the coding sequence ATGATCTTTCGCGACCCGTTACTCCTGATATTTCTTGTCGTTGTTCCACCCTTGATCTATGTTTACTTTCGGGGCAGGGGAAACGATCAGGTTGTCTTTCCTTCTCTGGGTGTGTTAAAAAAGATAAAACCCTCATTTGCCCAGCGATACAGACACATACTCATTGTCCTCAGGTCCACAGCCCTTGTTTTGCTGGTAATTGCCCTGTCGCGACCTCAGTATGGAAATGAACAAACGAAGGTAGTGACAGAAGGGATTGATATTGTGCTTACTGTGGACGTGTCGGGAAGTATGCTGGCTGAGGATTTTGAAATAGGCGGACAACGGTATAACCGGCTTCATGTTATTAAGCCGGTGGTGAAAGATTTTATTCAGAAACGCACGAATGACCGTATCGGTTTGGTTGTCTTTGCCGGACGGCCGTACACCCAGTGCCCCCTGACGCTCGACTATGGCATGCTGTTGCAACTTCTGGAAAAGGCGCAGATTGGTATGGTTGAAGATGGCACGGCAATAGGCTCTGCCCTTGGTTCATCCATTGAAAGACTGAAAGATACCAGGGCGAAGAGCAAGGTGATTATCCTGTTAACGGACGGGAGAAACAACGCCGGTGAAATAGACCCTTTTACCGCTGCAGAGATAGCCAGGACCTTTGGAATTAAGATTTACACGATAGGCGCCGGCACGAAGGGACTTGCCCCGTTTCCGGCAGTAGATATTTTTGGGAATAGGGTGATGAAGCAGGTCAAGATAGATATTGACGATGATGCCCTGAAAGAAATTGCAAAGATTACTGGCGGGAACTATTATCGGGCAACCGACACCGAGTCGTTAAGAGAGATTTACCACCAGATCGATAAACTCGAAAAAACGGAATCAGAGGTAACTCAATACACAGAATACAACGAATTGTTTCATTATTTTTTATTGCCGGCCTTTGGGTTGTTGTTGGTTGAATTAGGTTTAACGAAAACAAAATTAAGAAAATTACCTTCATGA
- a CDS encoding DUF58 domain-containing protein — translation MVTKDILKKIQQIEIHTRHLVNESFIGEYHSVFKGRGMEFDEVREYQPGDEIRTIDWNVTARMGRPFIKRYVEERELTVMLLVDVSASGNFGSVRQLKNEIAIEVCALLAFSAIRNNDKVGMIMFTDRIEKFIPPKKGAKHVLRVIRELLCAEPAGKGTNISVALEYMDKISTRRTISFLVSDFLASDYAHALRIANKRHDVIAITVIDPREQELPNVGFVELRDAESGEILLVDTANPLARKEFCALNARQRQERTRLFRSMGVDEIVISTDRHYVEPIVRFFRVREKRY, via the coding sequence ATGGTTACGAAAGATATCCTGAAAAAAATCCAGCAGATAGAGATTCATACCCGTCATCTTGTCAATGAGTCGTTTATCGGCGAGTATCACAGTGTTTTTAAGGGACGCGGGATGGAATTTGACGAGGTGCGGGAATATCAACCCGGGGATGAGATCCGGACCATTGACTGGAATGTGACTGCCCGTATGGGGCGTCCCTTTATTAAGCGCTATGTAGAGGAGCGGGAGCTAACCGTGATGCTTCTTGTAGACGTAAGCGCTTCCGGAAACTTTGGGTCCGTCAGGCAATTAAAGAATGAAATTGCGATAGAGGTCTGCGCACTGCTTGCATTTTCTGCCATAAGGAATAATGATAAGGTAGGCATGATTATGTTTACAGATAGGATCGAAAAATTTATTCCTCCCAAAAAGGGGGCGAAGCATGTCTTGCGCGTCATACGAGAACTCTTGTGCGCAGAACCTGCGGGGAAAGGAACGAATATCTCTGTTGCGCTGGAGTACATGGATAAGATTTCCACCCGGCGCACGATTTCATTTCTCGTGTCTGATTTTCTGGCAAGTGATTACGCACATGCACTTCGCATCGCAAATAAAAGGCATGATGTGATAGCGATTACGGTCATTGACCCGCGGGAACAGGAATTGCCGAATGTTGGTTTTGTTGAATTACGGGATGCCGAGTCAGGCGAGATCCTCCTGGTTGATACGGCAAACCCGCTGGCAAGAAAGGAATTTTGCGCCCTCAATGCCAGACAAAGGCAGGAACGGACACGACTGTTCCGGTCTATGGGGGTAGACGAGATTGTCATCAGTACCGACCGGCATTATGTTGAGCCTATAGTCCGGTTCTTCAGAGTAAGGGAAAAGAGATATTGA
- a CDS encoding AAA family ATPase, which yields MESDVKKITERVKQESDFVNTLMYEVGKVIVGQKYLLERLLIGILSNGHVLLEGVPGLAKTMSVMTLARAMQAGFQRIQFTPDLLPADLLGTLIYNPKNGDFTVRKGPIFTNIVLADEINRAPAKVQSALLEAMQDRQVTIGDQTFPLEDPFLVLATQNPIEHEGTYPLPEAQVDRFMLKLHITYPDKKEEREILERMALTRKDFKVTPVISPADILRLRAIVDEIYIDDKIKDYIIDIVCASRDPKAYNLNLEEFIEYGASPRATIYLTLAAKAHAFVKGRGFVTPQDVKSIGMDVLRHRVIITYEAEAEEMRAEDIVQKIFDTVEVP from the coding sequence ATGGAATCAGACGTTAAAAAGATCACGGAAAGGGTGAAGCAGGAAAGTGATTTTGTAAATACCCTGATGTATGAGGTTGGGAAGGTAATTGTAGGACAGAAATATTTACTTGAAAGATTGCTCATTGGCATCCTTTCCAATGGCCATGTATTGCTGGAAGGTGTGCCTGGACTTGCAAAAACGATGTCGGTTATGACCCTTGCCAGGGCAATGCAAGCCGGGTTTCAGAGGATTCAGTTTACGCCTGATTTACTTCCTGCCGATCTTCTTGGCACCCTCATTTATAATCCCAAGAACGGTGATTTTACCGTGCGCAAGGGCCCCATTTTTACCAATATTGTTCTTGCCGATGAGATCAACCGGGCGCCTGCAAAGGTGCAGAGCGCACTTCTGGAGGCAATGCAGGACAGACAGGTGACCATCGGGGATCAGACCTTTCCATTGGAAGACCCGTTTCTCGTGCTGGCTACCCAAAATCCTATTGAACATGAAGGCACCTATCCTTTGCCGGAGGCACAGGTGGACCGGTTTATGCTAAAATTACACATCACGTATCCGGACAAAAAGGAAGAGCGTGAAATTCTGGAGCGCATGGCATTGACCAGGAAAGATTTCAAGGTAACGCCCGTTATATCTCCCGCGGACATCCTGCGTTTGCGTGCCATCGTTGATGAGATTTATATTGATGATAAGATCAAGGATTATATTATTGATATCGTGTGCGCATCAAGGGACCCGAAGGCGTACAATCTGAATCTGGAAGAGTTCATTGAATACGGCGCATCTCCGCGCGCTACGATCTACCTTACCCTCGCCGCCAAGGCGCACGCCTTTGTCAAAGGCAGAGGATTTGTCACGCCACAAGATGTAAAATCGATAGGGATGGATGTGCTTCGCCACCGGGTCATTATCACGTATGAGGCAGAGGCTGAGGAGATGCGCGCTGAAGATATTGTGCAAAAGATATTTGATACGGTAGAGGTTCCATAA
- the mobB gene encoding molybdopterin-guanine dinucleotide biosynthesis protein B — protein MTRYARDATIFFIQNGLKRLAIQALPFFRIPDKYTLSKAIPVVLIVGKQNTGKTSLIETLIPLLKKRGYRVGTIKYNVPSFQIDYEGKDTYRHFGAGADIVSISSPAKLAIIKRVVGKSPAIKTLIESNYRDVDIILVEGYKRWNYPAIEIINNRQRVIAKSKRSKHRLQIISIAKTPLQMPGFSQDDIDKVIQFIESRIK, from the coding sequence TTGACACGGTATGCAAGAGATGCTACGATTTTTTTTATTCAAAATGGTTTGAAGCGCCTCGCTATCCAGGCGCTTCCTTTTTTCAGAATACCAGATAAATACACATTGTCAAAGGCTATTCCTGTTGTTTTGATCGTTGGTAAACAGAATACCGGAAAAACGTCTCTTATTGAGACGCTTATCCCGTTATTAAAGAAGCGGGGATATCGGGTAGGAACCATTAAATATAATGTCCCTTCCTTTCAAATTGATTACGAAGGCAAGGATACATACCGGCATTTTGGGGCAGGGGCAGACATCGTTTCTATCTCTTCGCCGGCAAAACTAGCGATAATAAAAAGGGTCGTCGGAAAATCACCGGCAATCAAAACCCTTATTGAAAGCAATTACCGGGATGTTGATATCATCCTTGTCGAGGGGTATAAGCGCTGGAATTATCCCGCTATTGAAATCATAAATAACCGGCAACGCGTGATAGCAAAAAGCAAGAGATCGAAACACCGGTTGCAGATAATCAGCATTGCAAAAACACCGTTACAAATGCCCGGTTTTAGTCAAGATGACATAGACAAGGTGATTCAGTTTATAGAATCCAGGATAAAGTAA
- a CDS encoding c-type cytochrome, translated as MKKIFTYCAIPVATMFGVYLSFPSFTAHAGDVKKIYKDTCELCHGADGKGSEAGKQFNVPDFTNQEYQKSRTDADMKKSMTEGTKNPNYVKLSDLGVDAADLDPLVKLVREFGGK; from the coding sequence TTGAAAAAGATTTTTACGTATTGCGCAATTCCCGTTGCAACGATGTTTGGTGTATATTTGAGTTTTCCCAGTTTTACGGCACATGCTGGTGACGTGAAAAAGATTTATAAAGACACCTGTGAACTCTGCCATGGCGCTGATGGGAAAGGGAGTGAGGCGGGAAAGCAATTCAATGTACCAGACTTCACCAATCAGGAATATCAGAAGTCGAGGACCGACGCAGACATGAAAAAATCAATGACCGAAGGCACCAAGAACCCAAATTATGTAAAACTCTCCGACCTTGGAGTTGATGCTGCCGATCTTGACCCTCTGGTCAAGTTAGTTCGGGAATTTGGCGGGAAATAA
- the rtcA gene encoding RNA 3'-phosphate cyclase translates to MKKDIISIDGSFGEGGGQILRTALSLSAITQRPFEIYKIRANRKTPGLSYQHLQSVNAAARVCNAEVMGNQLRSTNLTFFPGKIQPGDYHFTIGTAGSVSLVLQTIFYPLSLADKPSSVTITGGTHVSHSPCIDYLAQQWLYFLRKIGFRAEIQTLRAGFYPRGGGEVFASIHPGTLQHPISLAERGKLLMIQGVSAVSNLERIIAQRQQTQAKLNFLERNIPHEIGITEIPAAGKGTMMFLIGTFEQSQCCYFSLGAPRKRAETVADEACNQFFSFLETKGVIDEYLADQLIIPLALTKVTSHYVTPRITRHLLTNIEIVKLFLPVTVDVVGNLDEEGLVKIACPA, encoded by the coding sequence ATGAAAAAGGATATCATTTCCATCGACGGTTCCTTCGGCGAGGGCGGAGGACAAATCCTGCGCACAGCCCTTTCGCTTTCTGCCATTACCCAAAGGCCTTTTGAAATATACAAGATACGGGCAAACAGAAAAACACCGGGGCTCAGCTATCAGCACCTGCAATCAGTCAATGCCGCTGCTCGTGTCTGCAATGCGGAAGTGATGGGGAATCAGCTACGGTCCACCAACCTCACATTTTTTCCCGGAAAGATACAACCCGGCGACTATCATTTTACAATTGGAACGGCAGGCTCTGTTTCCCTCGTTTTACAGACCATATTTTACCCGCTCAGTCTTGCAGACAAGCCTTCTTCAGTTACTATCACGGGCGGCACACATGTCAGCCACAGTCCTTGCATTGACTATCTCGCACAACAGTGGTTGTACTTTCTCAGGAAAATTGGCTTTCGTGCTGAAATACAAACCCTGCGGGCAGGATTCTATCCGCGCGGCGGCGGTGAGGTCTTCGCCAGCATACATCCAGGAACTTTGCAACATCCGATATCTCTGGCAGAACGGGGGAAACTCCTGATGATACAGGGAGTATCCGCCGTCAGTAACTTAGAGAGGATCATTGCACAACGACAGCAAACCCAGGCAAAGTTAAACTTTTTAGAGCGAAACATCCCCCATGAAATAGGCATTACAGAAATACCGGCAGCCGGAAAGGGCACGATGATGTTTCTGATTGGAACCTTCGAACAAAGCCAATGCTGCTATTTCAGTTTAGGCGCTCCTCGCAAACGTGCAGAAACCGTTGCGGACGAGGCCTGCAACCAGTTCTTTTCCTTTCTTGAAACCAAAGGCGTCATCGATGAGTACCTGGCGGACCAACTCATCATTCCCCTTGCTCTCACGAAAGTGACATCACACTATGTCACTCCCAGAATTACCCGGCATCTGCTTACCAATATCGAAATTGTAAAATTGTTTTTGCCGGTAACGGTCGATGTCGTTGGAAATCTGGATGAAGAAGGTTTGGTAAAAATAGCTTGTCCTGCATGA